A genome region from Planifilum fimeticola includes the following:
- the tkt gene encoding transketolase: protein MTSNQSVDQLAVNTIRMLSIDMVEAANSGHPGMPMGAAPMAYVLWTRHMRHNPDHPAWFNRDRFVLSAGHASALLYSLLHLCEYDLPMEELKLFRQWGSRTPGHPEYGHTPGVEATTGPLGQGISMAVGMAMAERHLASVYNREGFPVVDHHTYVICSDGDLMEGVAAEAASLAGHLRLGKLIALYDSNDISLDGETAHSFTEDVRKRFEAYGWQVLRVEDGNDLEAIDRAIEEAKADTGRPTLIEVRTTIGYGSPKYAGTNTVHGKPLGQEEVGEVRKAYGWPSEEPFFVPEEVRKHFAAWKAEAVKKEEEWNALYDRYREAHPSLARQLQQAIAGELPEGWDSDLPAYSPEDKPLATRQVSGAAINALAKTLPTLFGGSADLASSNNTTMKEEGIFHAEDYTGRNVWFGVREHAMGAALNGMMLHGGLRPYGGTFLVFSDYLRPAIRLAALMGLPVIYVFTHDSIAVGEDGPTHEPVEQIPSLRLIPGLTVFRPADANETVAAWREALSEKNAPVALVLTRQKLPVLDGTAEKAQEGLRRGGYVLSEAAEGKPQAILIATGSEVSLALEAQKLLAERGIPVRVVSMPCRERFDRQEEAYRNEVLPPDVKVRVAVEAAHPMGWDRYVGEGGLVIGIDRFGASAPGGRVMKEYGFTAENVADHVMRLLG from the coding sequence TCCGTCGACCAGCTGGCTGTCAACACCATCCGCATGTTGTCCATCGACATGGTGGAGGCGGCCAATTCCGGCCATCCCGGGATGCCGATGGGGGCGGCTCCGATGGCTTATGTGCTGTGGACCCGGCACATGCGGCACAATCCGGATCATCCCGCCTGGTTCAACCGGGATCGGTTCGTTCTCTCGGCCGGGCACGCTTCGGCGCTCCTGTACAGCCTTCTCCACCTGTGCGAATACGATCTTCCGATGGAGGAGCTGAAGCTATTCCGGCAGTGGGGGAGCCGCACGCCGGGGCATCCCGAGTACGGTCACACCCCGGGGGTGGAGGCGACCACCGGTCCCCTCGGGCAAGGGATCTCCATGGCCGTCGGGATGGCGATGGCGGAGCGCCATTTGGCCTCCGTCTACAATCGGGAAGGCTTTCCCGTGGTGGATCATCACACCTACGTCATCTGCAGCGACGGTGACCTGATGGAGGGGGTGGCGGCGGAGGCCGCTTCCCTGGCCGGACACCTGCGATTGGGGAAACTGATCGCCCTGTACGATTCCAACGATATCAGCCTGGACGGAGAAACGGCCCATTCCTTCACCGAGGATGTCCGCAAGCGTTTTGAAGCCTACGGCTGGCAGGTGCTGCGGGTGGAGGACGGGAACGATCTCGAGGCGATCGACCGGGCCATCGAAGAAGCGAAGGCGGACACCGGGCGTCCGACCCTGATCGAAGTGCGCACCACCATCGGTTACGGCAGCCCCAAGTACGCCGGGACCAACACGGTGCACGGCAAACCCCTCGGACAGGAGGAAGTGGGCGAGGTGCGCAAGGCCTACGGCTGGCCCTCGGAGGAGCCCTTCTTCGTACCGGAGGAGGTCCGCAAACACTTCGCCGCCTGGAAGGCGGAAGCGGTCAAGAAGGAAGAGGAATGGAACGCCCTCTACGACCGGTATCGGGAAGCCCATCCGTCCCTGGCCCGGCAGCTGCAGCAGGCGATCGCCGGAGAGCTGCCGGAGGGATGGGATTCCGATCTGCCCGCATACTCGCCCGAGGACAAACCGCTGGCCACCCGCCAGGTTTCCGGCGCGGCCATCAACGCCCTGGCCAAAACTCTGCCCACCCTCTTCGGCGGTTCCGCCGACCTGGCTTCCTCCAACAATACCACGATGAAGGAGGAGGGCATTTTCCACGCGGAAGATTACACAGGGCGGAATGTCTGGTTCGGCGTGCGGGAACACGCCATGGGTGCGGCCTTGAACGGCATGATGCTTCACGGAGGTCTCCGTCCCTACGGCGGCACCTTCCTCGTCTTTTCCGACTACCTGCGACCGGCGATCCGTCTCGCCGCCCTGATGGGTCTGCCCGTCATTTACGTGTTCACCCATGACAGCATCGCCGTCGGGGAGGACGGTCCCACCCACGAGCCGGTGGAGCAGATTCCCTCATTGCGGCTGATCCCGGGTTTGACCGTTTTCCGTCCCGCCGACGCCAACGAAACGGTGGCCGCCTGGCGCGAAGCCCTTTCCGAAAAGAACGCGCCCGTCGCCCTGGTGCTCACCCGGCAAAAGCTGCCCGTCCTGGATGGCACGGCGGAAAAGGCGCAGGAAGGCCTTCGCCGCGGAGGCTATGTCCTGTCGGAGGCGGCGGAGGGCAAGCCCCAAGCCATCCTGATCGCCACGGGCTCCGAGGTGAGCCTGGCCCTGGAGGCCCAAAAGCTTCTTGCGGAGCGGGGCATTCCGGTGCGGGTCGTCAGCATGCCCTGCCGCGAGCGGTTTGACCGGCAGGAGGAAGCATATCGCAATGAAGTGCTCCCGCCGGATGTCAAGGTTCGCGTCGCCGTGGAGGCGGCCCACCCGATGGGTTGGGATCGCTATGTCGGCGAAGGAGGACTTGTGATCGGCATCGACCGCTTCGGAGCCTCCGCCCCCGGCGGCCGGGTGATGAAGGAATACGGATTTACGGCGGAGAATG